Proteins found in one Xenopus laevis strain J_2021 chromosome 1L, Xenopus_laevis_v10.1, whole genome shotgun sequence genomic segment:
- the cenph.L gene encoding centromere protein H isoform X1: MDLPGPLGDMQALSSELQRVCLLGACGQEPPEEEPPEPHLLRLLRLREQVKHQSLEVQTVAEATGEEVSSEALSSEKLTEIAKELLKDIEDLKVSYQNKTMVLQRMQFVNALLNKIQDNNNESRLIQEKFTHISTLSSAVINSQQETRELEDRLYDIRKKRLVLKELGSAKMLEIQTLKSNWKANREETQNEKIKRLNKILKDEIDSTTVLQNVFQNIILASHVDWAKDPQLTDIVLKLETNASSYT; the protein is encoded by the exons ATGGATCTCCCGGGGCCACTGGGGGACATGCAGGCACTGAGCTCGGAGCTACAGAGGGTGTGTTTATTAGGAGCCTGCGGGCAGGAGCCGCCAGAGGAGGAACCCCCGGAGCCGCACTTACTTAGACTACTGCG GTTACGAGAACAAGTGAAACACCAGAGCCTTGAGGTCCAGACTGTGGCTGAAGCGA CAGGTGAAGAAGTTTCCTCAGAAGCCCTATCATCAGAGAAATTAACCGAAAT AGCAAAAGAATTATTAAAAGATATTGAAGACCTTAAAGTTTCCtaccaaaataaaacaatggTGCTGCAGAG AATGCAGTTTGTGAATGCTCTTCTCAATAAGATACAAGATAACAACAATGAATCAAG GTTAATCCAAGAGAAATTCACTCACATTTCGACACTCTCCTCTGCAGTAATTAACTCACAGCAG GAGACACGAGAATTGGAGGACAGATTGTATGACATCAGAAAGAAGAGATTAG TGCTAAAGGAACTTGGCTCTGCTAAAATGTTAGAAATTCAAACCCTGAAAAGCAACTGGAAAGCCAATAGAGAAGAAAcgcaaaatgagaaaataaagagACTGAATAAAATCCTTAAAGACGAAATAGACAGCACAACAGTATTACAGAATGTGTTTCAG aacATCATTCTTGCCAGTCACGTTGATTGGGCAAAGGATCCACAACTAACAGATATTGTTCTAAAGTTAGAAACAAACGCAAGCTCATACACATAA
- the cenph.L gene encoding centromere protein H isoform X2, which produces MDLPGPLGDMQALSSELQRVCLLGACGQEPPEEEPPEPHLLRLLRLREQVKHQSLEVQTVAEASEEVSSEALSSEKLTEIAKELLKDIEDLKVSYQNKTMVLQRMQFVNALLNKIQDNNNESRLIQEKFTHISTLSSAVINSQQETRELEDRLYDIRKKRLVLKELGSAKMLEIQTLKSNWKANREETQNEKIKRLNKILKDEIDSTTVLQNVFQNIILASHVDWAKDPQLTDIVLKLETNASSYT; this is translated from the exons ATGGATCTCCCGGGGCCACTGGGGGACATGCAGGCACTGAGCTCGGAGCTACAGAGGGTGTGTTTATTAGGAGCCTGCGGGCAGGAGCCGCCAGAGGAGGAACCCCCGGAGCCGCACTTACTTAGACTACTGCG GTTACGAGAACAAGTGAAACACCAGAGCCTTGAGGTCCAGACTGTGGCTGAAGCGA GTGAAGAAGTTTCCTCAGAAGCCCTATCATCAGAGAAATTAACCGAAAT AGCAAAAGAATTATTAAAAGATATTGAAGACCTTAAAGTTTCCtaccaaaataaaacaatggTGCTGCAGAG AATGCAGTTTGTGAATGCTCTTCTCAATAAGATACAAGATAACAACAATGAATCAAG GTTAATCCAAGAGAAATTCACTCACATTTCGACACTCTCCTCTGCAGTAATTAACTCACAGCAG GAGACACGAGAATTGGAGGACAGATTGTATGACATCAGAAAGAAGAGATTAG TGCTAAAGGAACTTGGCTCTGCTAAAATGTTAGAAATTCAAACCCTGAAAAGCAACTGGAAAGCCAATAGAGAAGAAAcgcaaaatgagaaaataaagagACTGAATAAAATCCTTAAAGACGAAATAGACAGCACAACAGTATTACAGAATGTGTTTCAG aacATCATTCTTGCCAGTCACGTTGATTGGGCAAAGGATCCACAACTAACAGATATTGTTCTAAAGTTAGAAACAAACGCAAGCTCATACACATAA
- the cdk7.L gene encoding cyclin-dependent kinase 7 — protein MEGIAARGVDVRSRAKQYEKLDFLGEGQFATVYKARDKNTDRIVAIKKIKLGHRAEANDGINRTALREIKLLQELSHPNIIGLLDAFGHKSNISLVFDFMETDLEVIIKDTSLVLTPAHIKSYMLMTLQGLEYLHHLWILHRDLKPNNLLLDENGVLKLADFGLAKSFGSPNRIYTHQVVTRWYRSPELLFGARMYGVGVDMWAVGCILAELLLRVPFLPGDSDLDQLTRIFETLGTPTEEQWPGMSSLPDYVAFKSFPGTPLHLIFIAAGDDLLELLQGLFTFNPCARCTASQALRKRYFSNRPAPTPGNLLPRPNCSIEALKEQQNLNLGIKRKRTEGMDQKDIAKKLSF, from the exons ATGGAAGGTATAGCGGCGAGAGGGGTGGACGTGCGGTCCCGTGCCAAGCAGTATGAGAAGCTGGATTTCCTAGGCGAAGGGCAG TTTGCCACTGTTTATAAAGCCCGAGACAAGAATACTGATAGAATTGTGGCCATTAAAAAG ATTAAACTGGGGCATAGAGCAGAAGCTAATGATG GGATAAACAGAACAGCGCTGAGAGAGATAAAGCTACTACAGGAGTTAAGCCATCCTAATATCATTGGG cTACTGGATGCTTTTGGACACAAATCCAACATAAGCCTGGTGTTTGATTTTATGGAGACGGATCTTGAG GTCATAATAAAAGATACCAGCTTGGTATTAACTCCAGCTCATATTAAATCATACATGCTGATGACTCTTCAAGGCTTGGAATACTTACACCATCTCTGGATCCTCCATAGA GATTTAAAGCCGAATAATTTGTTGCTGGATGAAAATGGGGTCCTTAAACTTGCTGATTTTGGTCTTGCAAAGTCATTTGGGAGTCCAAACAGAATATATACTCATCAAGTGGTAACAAG GTGGTACCGATCTCCTGAGTTGCTGTTTGGTGCTAGAATGTATGGTGTGGGAGTTGACATGTGGGCAGTTGGCTGCATCTTAGCTGAGCTGCTACTTCGG GTGCCTTTTTTACCTGGGGATTCTGATCTAGACCAGCTAACGAGAATATTTGAAACTTTGGGAACACCAACTGAAGAGCAGTGGCCG gGCATGTCCAGCCTTCCAGACTATGTTGCCTTTAAAAGTTTTCCAGGGACACCACTGCACCTCATTTTTATTGCTGCTGGCGATGATCTTCTTGAACTCCTGCAAGGTTTATTTACCTTTAATCCGTGTGCAAGATGCACAGCATCCCAG GCACTTCGAAAAAGGTATTTTAGCAACAGACCGGCACCAACCCCAGGAAACTTGTTGCCAAGACCCAATTGTTCTATAGAAGCATTAAAGGAGCAGCAAAATCTCAACCTGGGAATAAAGAGAAAGCGGACAGAAGGCATGGATCAAA aAGACATTGCTAAGAAGTTGAGTTTTTGA